One genomic region from Amycolatopsis sp. FBCC-B4732 encodes:
- a CDS encoding YidH family protein translates to MASDDIKPHAGGAEPDYRFTLANERTFLAWVRTALGLLAGGVAVHQLVPSPAAASAVLAGLCVVLAAVLAATAYPRWRRVQVAMRAGEPLPRSRLILVLTGGLLTLIVAAAVLLAVS, encoded by the coding sequence GTGGCCTCGGACGACATCAAGCCCCACGCCGGAGGCGCTGAACCGGACTACCGGTTCACGCTGGCGAACGAACGCACCTTCCTCGCCTGGGTCCGCACCGCCCTCGGCTTGCTCGCCGGCGGCGTCGCCGTGCACCAGCTGGTGCCGTCGCCGGCCGCGGCCAGTGCCGTTCTCGCCGGGTTGTGCGTCGTGCTCGCCGCCGTTCTCGCCGCGACCGCGTACCCCCGGTGGCGGCGGGTGCAGGTTGCGATGCGTGCCGGAGAGCCACTGCCGCGGAGCCGGCTGATCCTCGTGCTGACCGGCGGCCTGCTGACCCTCATCGTCGCCGCCGCGGTGCTGCTGGCCGTCTCGTGA
- a CDS encoding alpha-galactosidase, with translation MSLVEHDPAHRLWLLRTPESSYAFRLDADDRPRHVHWGPPLTPAQAAQVAARRNPADSSFDEPGDERQELPAEGGAFFGVAALAVRYEDGTSALEWRYAGHTGTEDSLVVRLADRHYPLELSLHYRVRGNVVERWTSLRADEPVSLLRTDSAAWTLPRREGARLTRTSGAWSAEHGVLREPLPVGETTLTSRRGVSSHQVDPWVMLDAGDATETAGEVWSTALAWSGSWRITVERTHTGRVTWTGGFGHENVAWRLRPGETWETPVFAGLYAADGFSGTSRRWHAYVREFVQPHPGELRPIVYNSWEATGWDVDEKTETELAAAAAQLGAELFVMDDGWFGARTGDAAGLGDWTANAQRFPAGLKPLADAVHAHGMRFGLWVEPEMVNPDSDLYRAHPDWVLHMANRERTTLRNQLVLNFARADVAGWAHEWLDRLVGEHGIDYLKWDMNRAFTEAGWPGGEAGRVWVDHVRAVHAILDRLRAGHPALRIQGCAGGGGRTDLGILARTDEIWASDNTDAADRITIQHGYGQLYPAGTMSAWVTDSPNPTTGREAPLSFRFHVAMAGVLGLGGDLPRWSAAELAEAAELVALYKEIRPVVQHGELYRLADPATSALTAVQYVLGGEVVVFFWRRPTEFARPFTPPRLAGLDPAGRYRDSGGVVHDGAVLLSHGLDVGFPGSGYASAVVRLTRA, from the coding sequence ATGTCGCTCGTCGAACACGACCCCGCGCACCGGCTCTGGCTGCTGCGCACCCCCGAGAGCTCGTACGCGTTCCGGCTCGACGCCGACGACCGGCCGCGGCACGTCCACTGGGGCCCGCCGCTGACACCGGCCCAGGCCGCGCAGGTCGCCGCGCGCCGCAACCCCGCCGACAGCAGCTTCGACGAGCCGGGCGACGAGCGGCAGGAACTCCCGGCCGAGGGCGGCGCGTTCTTCGGCGTCGCGGCGCTGGCCGTGCGGTACGAGGACGGCACGTCGGCGCTCGAGTGGCGCTACGCCGGGCACACCGGCACCGAGGACTCCCTGGTCGTGCGGCTCGCCGACCGACACTACCCCCTGGAGCTCTCGCTGCACTACCGCGTCCGCGGCAACGTCGTCGAACGCTGGACGTCACTGCGCGCGGACGAGCCGGTTTCCCTGCTGCGCACGGATTCCGCGGCGTGGACGCTCCCCCGCCGCGAAGGCGCCCGCCTGACGCGGACGTCGGGTGCGTGGAGCGCCGAGCACGGCGTGCTGCGCGAGCCGCTGCCGGTCGGCGAGACGACGTTGACCAGCCGCCGCGGCGTCTCCAGCCACCAGGTCGACCCGTGGGTGATGCTGGACGCGGGCGATGCCACCGAGACGGCGGGCGAGGTCTGGAGCACCGCGCTCGCCTGGAGCGGGAGCTGGCGGATCACCGTCGAGCGCACGCACACCGGGCGCGTGACGTGGACCGGCGGGTTCGGCCACGAGAACGTCGCCTGGCGGCTGCGGCCCGGCGAAACCTGGGAGACGCCGGTGTTCGCCGGGCTCTACGCGGCCGACGGCTTCAGCGGGACGAGCCGGCGCTGGCACGCCTACGTCCGCGAGTTCGTCCAGCCACACCCCGGGGAACTGCGGCCGATCGTCTACAACTCGTGGGAAGCGACCGGGTGGGACGTCGACGAGAAGACCGAAACCGAGCTGGCCGCGGCCGCCGCGCAGCTCGGCGCGGAACTGTTCGTGATGGACGACGGCTGGTTCGGTGCCCGCACCGGTGACGCCGCCGGGCTCGGCGACTGGACCGCGAACGCACAACGCTTCCCGGCCGGGCTCAAGCCCCTGGCCGACGCCGTCCACGCGCACGGGATGCGGTTCGGGCTGTGGGTCGAGCCGGAGATGGTCAACCCGGACAGCGACCTCTACCGCGCGCACCCGGACTGGGTGCTGCACATGGCGAACCGCGAACGCACCACGCTCCGGAACCAGCTCGTGCTGAACTTCGCGCGCGCGGACGTCGCCGGGTGGGCGCACGAGTGGCTCGACCGGCTGGTCGGCGAGCACGGCATCGACTACCTCAAGTGGGACATGAACCGCGCTTTCACCGAAGCCGGCTGGCCGGGCGGGGAGGCCGGGCGCGTGTGGGTGGACCACGTCCGCGCGGTGCACGCCATCCTCGACCGGCTGCGCGCCGGGCACCCCGCGTTGCGGATCCAGGGCTGCGCGGGCGGCGGCGGGCGCACCGACCTGGGGATCCTCGCCCGGACCGACGAGATCTGGGCGTCCGACAACACCGACGCCGCCGACCGGATCACCATCCAGCACGGCTACGGGCAGCTCTACCCGGCGGGCACGATGTCGGCCTGGGTCACCGACAGCCCGAACCCCACCACCGGCCGCGAAGCGCCGTTGAGCTTTCGGTTCCACGTCGCCATGGCGGGCGTGCTCGGCCTCGGCGGCGACCTGCCTCGCTGGTCCGCCGCCGAACTGGCCGAAGCAGCGGAGCTTGTCGCGCTGTACAAGGAAATCCGGCCGGTCGTGCAGCACGGCGAGCTGTACCGGCTGGCGGATCCGGCGACCTCGGCGTTGACCGCGGTGCAGTACGTGCTCGGCGGCGAGGTGGTCGTCTTCTTCTGGCGACGGCCCACGGAGTTCGCGCGGCCGTTCACGCCGCCGCGGCTCGCCGGGCTCGACCCGGCGGGGCGTTACCGCGACTCCGGCGGTGTCGTGCACGACGGCGCGGTGCTGCTCAGCCACGGCCTCGACGTGGGCTTCCCCGGCAGCGGGTACGCGAGCGCGGTGGTGCGGCTGACCAGGGCCTGA
- a CDS encoding iron-sulfur cluster biosynthesis family protein: MLTVTEAAAEAITALTSQGEGDAGLRLAVQNADGESAQLALSVAPEPAEGDSVLGVDEGPKVFLEPQAAALLDDKVLDVQEDEAGGVAFAVLPQHTS, encoded by the coding sequence ATGCTGACCGTGACCGAAGCCGCCGCCGAGGCGATCACCGCGCTGACCAGCCAGGGTGAGGGCGACGCCGGGCTCCGCCTGGCGGTCCAGAACGCCGACGGCGAAAGCGCCCAGCTGGCCCTGTCGGTGGCGCCGGAACCCGCCGAGGGCGACAGCGTGCTCGGGGTCGACGAGGGCCCGAAGGTGTTCCTCGAACCCCAGGCGGCGGCGCTGCTCGACGACAAGGTGCTGGACGTCCAAGAGGACGAAGCGGGCGGAGTCGCTTTCGCGGTGCTGCCCCAGCACACGAGCTGA
- a CDS encoding CoA transferase subunit A, translated as MAELLSLEEAVARLVHDGDTVALEGFTHLIPVAAGQEIIRQRKRDLTLVRMTPDIVYDQLIGAGCARKLIFSWGGNPGVGSLHRFRDAVQHDWPVPLEIEEHSHAGMANRYVAGASGLPFAVLRGYTGTDLPAQTDTIKPITCPFTGEQLTAVPALNPDVTIVHAQRADRAGNVQMWGITGVQKEAVLAAKRSIVTVEEIIDELEPRPGAVVLPSWAVTAVAEVPGGAKPSYAAGYYERDNAAYQAWDAVGRDREEFTKWLNNLTGVTA; from the coding sequence ATGGCGGAGCTGCTGTCGCTCGAGGAGGCCGTGGCCCGGCTGGTGCACGACGGGGACACCGTCGCGCTCGAGGGCTTCACGCACCTCATCCCCGTGGCGGCCGGGCAGGAGATCATCCGGCAGCGCAAGCGTGACCTCACGCTGGTGCGGATGACCCCGGACATCGTCTACGACCAGCTGATCGGCGCGGGCTGCGCCCGCAAGCTGATCTTCTCGTGGGGCGGCAACCCGGGAGTGGGCTCACTGCACCGCTTCCGCGACGCCGTCCAGCACGACTGGCCGGTCCCGCTGGAGATCGAGGAGCACAGCCACGCGGGCATGGCGAACCGCTACGTCGCCGGCGCATCAGGCCTGCCGTTCGCGGTCCTGCGCGGCTACACGGGTACGGACCTCCCGGCCCAGACGGACACGATCAAGCCGATCACGTGCCCCTTCACCGGCGAGCAGCTGACCGCGGTCCCGGCCCTGAACCCGGACGTGACGATCGTCCACGCCCAGCGCGCCGACCGCGCGGGCAACGTCCAGATGTGGGGCATCACGGGCGTCCAGAAGGAAGCGGTCCTGGCGGCGAAGCGCTCGATCGTGACGGTCGAGGAGATCATCGACGAGCTGGAGCCCCGCCCGGGCGCGGTGGTCCTCCCATCTTGGGCGGTCACCGCGGTGGCCGAGGTCCCGGGCGGCGCGAAGCCGTCGTACGCGGCGGGGTACTACGAGCGCGACAACGCGGCGTACCAGGCATGGGACGCGGTGGGCCGCGACCGCGAGGAGTTCACGAAGTGGCTGAACAACCTGACGGGGGTGACGGCATGA
- the shbA gene encoding RNA polymerase sigma factor ShbA has protein sequence MTAPPQTTAEPASAVRDYRTPESLPRPGGRLTKEDLDPLVKDAGEGNPAAVHSLLQMIEPVVVRYCRARMGGRDLSYLSADDVAQEVCLAVLKALPDYQDRGGSFLYLVHAIAANKVADAYRAVARDRSEPVPELPERPLVAGNEPETHALHLDLGARLGRLLASLPRVQQEILTLRIAVGFSAQETAEALGISPGNVRVTQHRALTRLRGMIGDDEF, from the coding sequence ATGACAGCACCGCCGCAGACCACCGCGGAACCCGCTTCCGCCGTTCGCGATTATCGCACTCCGGAGTCATTGCCCAGGCCCGGCGGGCGGCTCACCAAGGAGGATCTCGACCCCCTGGTGAAGGACGCGGGTGAGGGGAACCCCGCGGCGGTCCACTCCCTGCTCCAGATGATCGAGCCGGTCGTGGTCCGCTACTGCCGCGCGCGGATGGGCGGGCGAGACCTCTCCTACCTCTCGGCCGACGACGTCGCCCAGGAGGTCTGCCTCGCGGTGTTGAAGGCCCTTCCCGATTATCAGGACCGGGGCGGGTCGTTCCTCTACCTCGTGCACGCGATCGCGGCCAACAAGGTCGCCGACGCCTACCGCGCCGTCGCCCGCGACCGCTCCGAGCCCGTCCCCGAACTCCCCGAGCGCCCGCTGGTCGCCGGCAACGAGCCGGAGACCCACGCCCTGCACCTCGACCTCGGCGCGCGCCTCGGCCGCCTCCTCGCCTCGCTCCCGCGGGTGCAGCAGGAGATCCTGACCCTGCGCATCGCCGTCGGCTTCTCCGCGCAGGAGACCGCCGAAGCGCTCGGCATCTCGCCGGGCAACGTGCGCGTGACGCAGCACCGGGCCCTGACCCGCTTGCGCGGCATGATCGGCGACGACGAGTTCTGA
- a CDS encoding D-glycerate dehydrogenase yields MAKIVVTRWIPDDAVKLLAEAGEVVVSPADRPLTPEELHEFVAGADAVAGMLHDRLDGAFADAAGPGLKVVANVAVGYDNVDVPALAERGVVVTNTPGVLTDATADLAFGLLLALTRRLGEGERLLRSRTPWSFHLGFLLGSGLQGKTLGIVGYGQIGRAMAKRAEAFGMEIVHSGRPGRGSVSFEELLVRSDVVSLHCPLTPETRHLIDAAALRAMKPGAYLVNTTRGPVVDEAALADALEAGEIAGAALDVFEKEPEVEPRLLGRDDVVVSPHLGSATVETRTAMAVLAARNVAAVLAGRDPLTEVKP; encoded by the coding sequence GTGGCCAAGATCGTGGTGACCCGGTGGATTCCCGACGACGCGGTGAAGCTCCTCGCCGAAGCGGGCGAAGTGGTGGTCTCGCCCGCCGACCGCCCGCTCACGCCGGAAGAACTGCACGAGTTCGTGGCCGGCGCGGACGCCGTGGCCGGGATGCTGCACGATCGGCTCGACGGCGCGTTCGCCGACGCCGCCGGGCCGGGCCTGAAGGTGGTCGCGAACGTCGCGGTCGGCTACGACAACGTCGACGTCCCGGCGCTGGCCGAGCGCGGCGTGGTCGTGACGAACACGCCGGGCGTGCTCACCGACGCGACCGCCGACCTCGCCTTCGGCCTGCTGCTCGCCCTCACGCGGCGGCTCGGTGAAGGCGAACGGCTGCTGCGCTCGCGCACGCCGTGGTCGTTCCACCTCGGCTTCCTGCTCGGCTCGGGCCTGCAGGGCAAGACGCTCGGCATCGTCGGGTACGGCCAGATCGGGCGGGCGATGGCGAAGCGGGCCGAGGCGTTCGGCATGGAGATCGTCCATTCGGGACGGCCGGGACGCGGTTCCGTTTCCTTCGAAGAACTCCTGGTGCGCTCGGACGTCGTCTCGCTGCACTGCCCGCTGACGCCCGAGACGCGGCACCTCATCGACGCGGCCGCGTTGCGGGCCATGAAACCCGGCGCCTACCTGGTGAACACCACGCGCGGCCCGGTCGTCGACGAAGCCGCGCTGGCCGACGCGCTCGAAGCCGGGGAGATCGCCGGGGCCGCGCTGGACGTGTTCGAGAAGGAACCCGAGGTCGAACCGCGGCTGCTCGGCCGCGACGACGTCGTGGTGAGCCCGCACCTCGGGTCCGCGACGGTCGAAACCCGCACCGCGATGGCCGTGCTGGCCGCCCGCAACGTCGCGGCGGTGCTCGCCGGGCGGGACCCGCTGACGGAGGTGAAGCCGTGA
- a CDS encoding GtrA family protein: MATTRCAPDHRLLAADPDRHHELGTHAAWYVVAGVVTTGVQALLFLLLRDELGSQVANLVAIALTTVGNTEFHRRVTFAGRPSNAGKRHLQDFITFAFYAGYGSAVLALLDALVDRPTSWEETGTLLLASFVGGFVRFAVLRWWVFAHRAAAPAHSA; the protein is encoded by the coding sequence ATGGCCACCACCAGGTGCGCACCGGATCACCGGCTGCTCGCCGCCGACCCGGACCGGCACCACGAGCTCGGCACGCACGCCGCGTGGTACGTCGTCGCCGGCGTCGTGACGACCGGGGTCCAGGCGCTCCTCTTCCTCCTGCTGCGCGACGAGCTCGGCTCGCAAGTCGCGAACCTGGTGGCGATCGCGCTCACGACGGTCGGCAACACGGAGTTCCACCGCCGCGTCACCTTCGCCGGACGGCCCAGCAACGCCGGGAAGCGGCACCTGCAGGACTTCATCACGTTCGCCTTCTACGCCGGCTACGGCTCGGCGGTGCTCGCACTGCTCGACGCCCTCGTCGACCGGCCGACGTCGTGGGAGGAAACGGGCACGCTGCTGCTGGCCAGCTTCGTCGGTGGGTTCGTGCGGTTCGCGGTGCTGCGGTGGTGGGTGTTCGCGCACCGGGCGGCGGCGCCGGCGCACAGCGCCTGA
- a CDS encoding amidohydrolase yields the protein MIDAHHHLWDPSRREYPWLAGAALDPIRRPYTVDDLRAVTKAAGVHATILVQTTSSAEETEEFLATAEAEPVIAGVVGWVDLEAPGVADRLAASTGPLVGIRHQVETEPDDEWLLRPPVLAGLGAVASAGLTYDLLVRVGQLPAAASLAARLPELRLVLDHAAKPPIAAGEWEPWASGVAALAAHENVVCKLSGLVTEADWTGWEVGHLRRYVDHVLDVFGPSRLLFGSDWPVCELAASYELVVDAAVALTGGLSDAERLAVFEHNARAVYDVDAGGETSSRG from the coding sequence ATGATCGACGCGCACCACCACCTCTGGGACCCGTCGCGGCGCGAATACCCGTGGCTGGCGGGGGCGGCCCTCGACCCGATCCGCCGTCCGTACACGGTCGACGACCTGCGTGCGGTGACGAAGGCGGCCGGCGTGCATGCGACGATCCTGGTGCAGACGACCTCCTCGGCCGAGGAGACCGAGGAGTTCCTCGCGACGGCCGAGGCCGAACCGGTGATCGCGGGCGTGGTCGGCTGGGTGGACCTCGAAGCCCCCGGCGTCGCCGACCGGCTGGCCGCGTCGACCGGGCCGCTCGTCGGGATCCGGCACCAGGTGGAGACCGAACCGGACGACGAGTGGCTGCTGCGGCCCCCGGTGCTGGCCGGGCTGGGCGCGGTGGCGTCGGCGGGGCTGACCTACGACCTGCTCGTGCGCGTCGGGCAGCTGCCCGCGGCCGCCTCCCTGGCGGCACGGCTGCCGGAGCTGCGGCTGGTGCTGGACCACGCGGCCAAGCCGCCGATCGCGGCGGGGGAGTGGGAGCCGTGGGCGTCCGGGGTGGCCGCGCTGGCCGCGCACGAGAACGTCGTGTGCAAGCTTTCGGGCCTGGTCACGGAGGCGGACTGGACCGGATGGGAGGTCGGTCACCTGCGCCGGTACGTCGACCACGTGCTGGACGTGTTCGGCCCGTCCCGGCTGCTGTTCGGCTCGGACTGGCCGGTCTGCGAACTGGCGGCGTCCTACGAGCTCGTCGTGGACGCGGCCGTCGCCCTCACCGGCGGGCTGTCGGACGCGGAGCGGCTGGCCGTCTTCGAGCACAACGCGCGGGCGGTCTACGACGTGGATGCGGGCGGGGAGACCTCTTCCAGGGGGTAA
- a CDS encoding aldo/keto reductase, with protein MELPLSPLGLGCAQLGNLYHAITDETAAATVHRAWDEGIRYFDTAPHYGLGLSETRLGAALRSYPRDEFVLSTKVGRVLEPDPDGAGRQDDEGFAVPAAYRRRWDFSRDGVLRSFEDSLVRLGLDRVDVVYVHDPDDHFEEALRGAFPALRELREQGVIGGFGAGMNQAPMLTEFVRRTDLDVLLVAGRYTLLDQPALDELLPLCLDRGVRVVAGGAFNGGILATAEPGRVYDYADAPPELVERAGRIAAICARHGVELPEAALALPMAHPAVASVVVGAHDPSQVSVNARRARAVVPPRLWTELVDAGLLRADVVIAEGVS; from the coding sequence TTGGAACTCCCCCTCTCCCCGCTGGGCCTCGGCTGCGCGCAGCTGGGCAACCTCTACCACGCGATCACCGACGAGACGGCGGCCGCGACCGTGCACCGCGCGTGGGACGAGGGCATCCGGTACTTCGACACCGCGCCGCACTACGGCCTCGGCCTCTCGGAGACCCGCCTCGGCGCGGCCTTGCGCTCGTACCCCCGCGACGAGTTCGTGCTCTCGACGAAGGTCGGGCGCGTGCTCGAACCGGACCCGGACGGCGCCGGGCGGCAGGACGACGAGGGCTTCGCCGTCCCCGCCGCGTACCGGCGCCGCTGGGACTTCAGCCGCGACGGCGTCCTGCGGTCCTTCGAGGACAGCTTGGTGAGGCTCGGGCTCGACCGCGTCGACGTCGTCTACGTGCACGACCCCGACGACCACTTCGAGGAAGCCCTGCGCGGCGCCTTCCCCGCGTTGCGCGAGCTGCGGGAGCAGGGCGTGATCGGCGGGTTCGGCGCCGGGATGAACCAGGCGCCGATGCTCACCGAGTTCGTCCGCCGCACCGACCTCGACGTCCTGCTCGTGGCCGGCCGCTACACGCTGCTGGACCAGCCGGCGCTCGACGAGCTGCTGCCGCTCTGCCTCGACCGCGGCGTCCGGGTGGTCGCCGGCGGCGCGTTCAACGGCGGCATCCTGGCGACGGCCGAGCCGGGCCGCGTCTACGACTACGCCGACGCCCCGCCGGAGCTGGTCGAGCGGGCCGGCCGGATCGCCGCGATCTGCGCGCGGCACGGCGTCGAGCTGCCGGAAGCGGCGCTGGCGCTGCCGATGGCGCACCCCGCGGTGGCGTCGGTCGTCGTCGGCGCGCACGATCCTTCGCAGGTCAGCGTCAACGCGCGGCGGGCCAGGGCGGTCGTGCCCCCTCGGCTGTGGACCGAACTCGTCGACGCGGGCCTGCTGCGGGCCGACGTCGTCATCGCCGAAGGAGTCTCATGA
- a CDS encoding SGNH/GDSL hydrolase family protein: MRKRLSALLVVPALAMLAFAAPASASTSYHEYVALGDSWTADVFVTLPPTTQYTPLDCAQSTSDYPHELAGALGVETFRDASCGGATTTDFTQPQKLPLGGTNPPQFDRLTPATDLVTVGIGGNDIGLAAAVTKCLNLLPVSTCKAKFTAGGVDQLENAVTATEPKIAAALRGIKDRSPNARILLVNYLAGLPASGKGCWPVIPVADGDIAYLQAKFLQMNAMLARVAAANDVELVDTYSPTLGHDACQAPTVRYVEGLIPVSVSNPLLLAFPFHPNGAGAAAQSEIVLGAVQGD, encoded by the coding sequence ATGCGCAAGCGCCTGTCCGCTCTGCTCGTCGTGCCCGCGCTCGCCATGCTCGCCTTCGCCGCTCCGGCGTCGGCGAGCACGAGCTACCACGAGTACGTCGCACTCGGTGATTCCTGGACCGCCGACGTCTTCGTCACCCTCCCGCCCACCACGCAGTACACGCCGCTCGACTGCGCGCAGTCCACTTCGGACTACCCGCACGAGCTGGCCGGCGCGCTCGGCGTCGAGACGTTCCGCGACGCGAGCTGCGGCGGCGCGACGACGACCGACTTCACGCAGCCGCAGAAGCTGCCGCTGGGCGGGACGAACCCGCCGCAGTTCGACCGGCTCACCCCGGCCACGGACCTGGTGACCGTCGGCATCGGCGGCAACGACATCGGGCTCGCGGCGGCCGTGACGAAGTGCCTCAACCTGCTCCCGGTCAGCACCTGCAAGGCGAAGTTCACCGCCGGCGGCGTCGACCAGCTGGAAAACGCCGTCACGGCGACGGAGCCGAAGATCGCCGCGGCGCTGCGGGGCATCAAGGACCGGTCGCCGAACGCGCGGATCCTGCTGGTGAACTACCTCGCCGGGCTGCCCGCGAGCGGCAAGGGGTGCTGGCCGGTGATCCCGGTCGCCGACGGCGACATCGCCTACCTGCAGGCGAAGTTCCTCCAGATGAACGCGATGCTCGCGCGGGTCGCCGCGGCCAACGACGTCGAGCTCGTCGACACCTACTCCCCCACGCTCGGCCACGACGCCTGCCAGGCGCCCACCGTGCGGTACGTCGAAGGCCTGATCCCGGTTTCGGTGAGCAACCCGCTGCTGCTCGCCTTCCCCTTCCACCCCAACGGGGCGGGCGCGGCGGCGCAGTCGGAGATCGTTCTCGGGGCCGTTCAGGGGGACTAG
- a CDS encoding L-rhamnose mutarotase → MTHQPAPQRVALHTRLKPGKEAEYESVHAVIPPGLDTALREAGVRTWRIWRNGLDLFHVVEVDDYAAMRAALRDHPANVPWQARMAELLAVEDDYSGDDTGIGLVWELPVKE, encoded by the coding sequence ATGACCCACCAGCCCGCACCGCAAAGAGTGGCGCTCCATACCCGCCTGAAGCCGGGCAAGGAGGCCGAGTACGAGTCCGTCCACGCCGTCATCCCGCCCGGGCTGGACACGGCGTTGCGCGAAGCCGGCGTCCGCACCTGGCGGATCTGGCGTAACGGTCTCGACCTCTTCCACGTCGTCGAAGTGGACGACTACGCGGCGATGCGCGCGGCGTTGCGGGACCACCCCGCCAACGTCCCGTGGCAGGCGAGGATGGCCGAGCTGCTGGCCGTCGAAGACGACTACTCCGGCGACGACACCGGCATCGGGCTGGTCTGGGAACTGCCGGTGAAGGAGTGA
- a CDS encoding glycerate kinase has translation MTRVVVAPDKFKGSLTAVEAAEAIALGVRDALPDAEVVSCPVADGGEGTLDVLEAAGARIVRLSVRGPLDEHVKARYAVLDGTAYVESARACGIEFVDPTPETALAAHTWGVGELLMDALMHGAKRLVLTVGGTASTDGGAGMLGALGAGVLDAFGAPVGLGGATLTRVASTELAPVRERLEGVRVAVATDVTNPLLGPSGAAAVFGPQKGAREEEVAILEEGLGRWAHALQVGGAPDVSRVPGAGAGGGVAAGAIAGLGATVESGFDLIAGLTGVDAAVRGADLVITGEGSLDEQSLNGKAPAGIASRAEGIPLLVLAGRIQLDDAGLARLGVVGGSALIDHASSVEEAQANAPELLRACAARLVREWRSRG, from the coding sequence GTGACCCGCGTCGTCGTCGCGCCCGACAAGTTCAAGGGCAGTCTCACCGCGGTCGAGGCCGCGGAGGCCATCGCACTCGGCGTCCGGGATGCCTTGCCGGACGCGGAAGTCGTCTCCTGCCCGGTCGCCGACGGCGGCGAAGGCACCCTCGACGTCCTCGAAGCGGCGGGCGCCCGGATCGTCCGGCTGTCCGTCCGCGGCCCGCTCGACGAGCACGTCAAGGCGCGGTACGCGGTGCTCGACGGCACCGCGTACGTCGAATCGGCGCGGGCGTGCGGGATCGAATTCGTCGACCCCACCCCGGAAACCGCGCTGGCCGCGCACACCTGGGGCGTCGGCGAACTGCTGATGGACGCGCTGATGCACGGCGCGAAGCGGCTCGTGCTGACGGTCGGCGGCACGGCGAGCACCGACGGCGGCGCCGGGATGCTGGGCGCGCTCGGCGCCGGTGTGCTGGACGCGTTCGGCGCGCCGGTCGGGCTGGGCGGCGCGACGCTGACGCGGGTCGCGTCCACCGAGCTGGCGCCGGTGCGCGAACGCCTCGAGGGCGTGCGCGTCGCGGTCGCGACCGACGTGACGAACCCGCTGCTGGGCCCGTCGGGGGCCGCCGCGGTGTTCGGGCCGCAGAAGGGCGCGCGGGAAGAAGAGGTGGCAATTCTCGAAGAAGGACTCGGCCGGTGGGCGCACGCGCTGCAGGTGGGCGGGGCGCCGGACGTCTCACGCGTGCCGGGCGCCGGTGCCGGTGGCGGGGTCGCGGCCGGCGCGATCGCCGGGCTGGGCGCGACCGTGGAATCGGGCTTCGACCTGATCGCCGGGCTGACCGGGGTCGACGCCGCCGTGCGGGGCGCGGACCTGGTGATCACCGGGGAAGGGTCGCTGGACGAGCAGAGCCTGAACGGCAAGGCGCCGGCCGGGATCGCTTCCCGGGCCGAGGGGATTCCGCTGCTGGTGCTCGCGGGGCGGATCCAGCTCGACGACGCCGGGCTCGCGCGGCTGGGCGTCGTCGGGGGCAGCGCGTTGATCGATCACGCTTCTTCGGTGGAGGAGGCGCAAGCGAATGCGCCGGAACTGCTGCGGGCTTGCGCCGCGCGGCTGGTGCGGGAGTGGCGCTCCCGCGGGTGA
- a CDS encoding DUF202 domain-containing protein, with product MTPTRGAQAERTGLAWRRTALASAACTLLLLHAAAQRHWGVALVPVLLSAGTSALLAAIGTLRERSLRAPEPGPAHPALPAIASLAVTATATSVAFLH from the coding sequence GTGACGCCCACCCGCGGCGCCCAAGCCGAGCGCACCGGCCTCGCCTGGCGGCGCACCGCGCTGGCATCTGCCGCCTGCACGCTACTGCTCCTGCACGCCGCCGCCCAGCGCCATTGGGGGGTCGCCCTGGTGCCCGTACTGCTGTCCGCGGGGACGTCCGCCCTGCTAGCGGCCATCGGAACGTTGCGCGAACGGTCCTTGCGGGCCCCCGAACCGGGGCCGGCGCACCCCGCGCTGCCCGCGATCGCGTCGCTCGCCGTGACTGCGACTGCCACTTCCGTGGCGTTCCTCCACTGA